In the genome of Mauremys mutica isolate MM-2020 ecotype Southern chromosome 8, ASM2049712v1, whole genome shotgun sequence, one region contains:
- the ATOX1 gene encoding copper transport protein ATOX1 — protein sequence MPKHEFSVDMTCEGCSNAVTRVLNKLGGVQFEIDLPNKKVCIDSEHSVDTLLATLKKTGKSASYLGEK from the exons ATGCCG AAGCACGAGTTCTCTGTCGACATGACCTGCGAAGGGTGCTCCAACGCGGTCACGCGCGTTCTCAACAAGCTGGGAG gaGTCCAGTTTGAGATCGACCTGCCCAACAAGAAGGTGTGCATCGACTCGGAGCACAGCGTCGACACCTTGCTGGCCACGCTGAAGAAAACTGGGAAGAGCGCCTCCTACCTGGGGGAGAAATAA